The following coding sequences lie in one Kamptonema formosum PCC 6407 genomic window:
- a CDS encoding D-alanyl-D-alanine carboxypeptidase: MLKIRHLTAAISGIVLVIIAGCTANEAPKIPSPSPQSDATPASVKKEDKLSILSPANPDTAANSIIQQYIKKLAAKGVSKEKQGVWIQSKNTLLANHQGTIPLPAASITKVATTLAALQTFGPDRQFVTVINATGPIEKGILKGDLVIQGDEDPLFIWEEAIALGNTLNQKGIKRITGNLIIIGKFYMNFELDPQKAGSLLKEGLNSQIWSSEAESQYQTLPVGTPKPQIIIDGSVQVLPTTPTNIQPLVRHYSLPLAELVKKMNQYSNNLMADMLADTVGGAKVVAQKAAEIAGVPPAEIQLVNGSGLSEENRISPRAACAMFLALERYLQPYNMTIADVLTVVGKDPGILNERKIPPLAVVKSGTLDYVSALGGALPTKKQGTVWFVMMNGGENVEEFRAQQEALLNIFLKEWGSVQVSPPELTPNPSRKSKSSSNEIIP, encoded by the coding sequence ATGCTAAAAATCAGACACTTGACTGCGGCAATATCGGGAATAGTTCTAGTAATTATTGCTGGATGTACTGCTAATGAAGCACCTAAAATTCCATCTCCATCTCCTCAGTCTGATGCCACTCCTGCCTCAGTCAAGAAAGAAGATAAATTATCAATTTTATCTCCAGCTAATCCAGATACAGCAGCTAATTCTATCATTCAGCAATACATCAAAAAACTAGCTGCTAAAGGAGTTTCTAAAGAAAAACAAGGGGTGTGGATACAATCTAAAAACACTCTTTTAGCAAATCATCAAGGCACAATCCCTCTACCAGCAGCTTCAATTACCAAAGTAGCAACAACTCTAGCAGCCTTGCAAACTTTTGGCCCAGATCGTCAATTTGTCACTGTAATCAATGCAACCGGCCCCATTGAAAAAGGGATATTAAAAGGCGATTTAGTAATTCAGGGAGACGAAGATCCGTTATTTATCTGGGAAGAAGCAATTGCCCTCGGTAACACCTTAAATCAAAAAGGTATTAAGCGAATAACTGGCAATTTGATAATTATCGGTAAATTTTACATGAACTTTGAACTTGACCCCCAAAAAGCCGGCTCTCTGCTTAAAGAGGGGTTAAATAGCCAAATTTGGTCTTCAGAAGCTGAAAGCCAATATCAAACTTTGCCAGTAGGAACTCCTAAACCACAGATAATAATTGACGGTTCAGTACAAGTTTTACCCACAACTCCTACCAATATTCAGCCTCTAGTTCGCCATTATTCTTTACCTTTAGCCGAACTCGTAAAGAAAATGAATCAATACAGCAATAATTTGATGGCTGATATGTTAGCTGATACTGTCGGCGGAGCAAAAGTAGTAGCCCAAAAAGCCGCAGAAATCGCAGGAGTTCCCCCCGCAGAAATTCAACTCGTTAATGGTTCTGGCTTAAGTGAAGAAAATCGGATTTCTCCTCGCGCCGCCTGTGCAATGTTTTTAGCACTTGAGCGCTATTTGCAACCTTACAATATGACAATTGCAGATGTTTTAACAGTAGTTGGAAAAGATCCGGGAATCTTAAATGAGCGCAAGATTCCGCCATTAGCTGTTGTCAAATCTGGAACTCTCGATTATGTTAGCGCTTTAGGAGGAGCACTACCAACTAAAAAACAAGGAACTGTTTGGTTTGTGATGATGAATGGAGGGGAAAATGTTGAGGAATTTCGCGCACAGCAAGAAGCTCTCCTAAATATCTTTTTGAAAGAATGGGGTTCTGTTCAAGTTTCGCCGCCAGAGTTAACACCTAACCCTAGTAGAAAAAGTAAAAGCTCTAGCAATGAAATTATCCCGTAG